Proteins co-encoded in one Actinomadura luteofluorescens genomic window:
- a CDS encoding ABC transporter substrate-binding protein → MTDLRPGGDTSRRDFLRYTGLLGAAATISAGLTACGGPSSTGSGGSGGAKDTIQAALAYALSGGFDPMTASSAVAVAANLHVLEPLVDLDPVTRQPFNALAKAAPAKVDDTTYRVALRDGAKFHDGSAVTADDVVFSFERVLDPKNASLFVQFLPFLDAVEKVDASTVDFKLKYPFALFAGRLSVVRIVPKKIVQADQKKFDALPVGSGPFRLTAANAGDGLSFVRAGTYNGPRPAKVAKMRWLLLADPSARVTALQSGRVQAIEAVPYLNASALAKAAAVQSVQSFGLLFLMFNCKAKPFDDVRVRQALHYALDTDKLIKTALLGNAVAATSFLPAGHPEYIKAATVYGYDPGKAKKLLSEAGAKDLRVELVTTDTDFVKDCAPLIKQSWDAVGVSTTLNVGQSGGQYANRVDNGKYQVMAAPGDPSVFGNDTDLLMRWFYVGTWPEHRSFNSGTAEAKKVVSLLDGAAREADAAARKELWRQAIDVVAEQAALYPIFHRKLGTGWKREALPGFRPMSTTGLSFLDVGRG, encoded by the coding sequence GTGACCGACCTGCGCCCCGGCGGCGACACGAGCCGCCGCGACTTCCTGCGCTACACCGGACTGCTCGGCGCGGCGGCGACGATCAGCGCGGGCCTGACCGCGTGCGGCGGCCCCTCCTCCACCGGCTCCGGCGGATCCGGCGGCGCCAAGGACACGATCCAGGCCGCCCTCGCCTACGCCCTGTCCGGCGGCTTCGACCCGATGACGGCCTCCAGCGCCGTCGCGGTCGCGGCCAACCTGCACGTGCTGGAGCCGCTGGTCGACCTCGACCCGGTCACCCGGCAGCCCTTCAACGCGCTCGCGAAGGCCGCCCCCGCCAAGGTGGACGACACCACCTACCGGGTCGCGCTCCGCGACGGCGCGAAGTTCCACGACGGCTCCGCGGTCACCGCCGACGACGTCGTCTTCAGCTTCGAGCGCGTCCTCGACCCGAAGAACGCCTCGCTGTTCGTCCAGTTCCTGCCCTTCCTGGACGCAGTGGAGAAGGTCGACGCGAGCACGGTCGACTTCAAGCTCAAGTACCCGTTCGCGCTGTTCGCCGGGCGGCTGTCCGTCGTCAGGATCGTGCCGAAGAAGATCGTCCAGGCGGACCAGAAGAAGTTCGACGCGCTGCCGGTCGGCTCCGGGCCGTTCCGCCTGACCGCCGCCAACGCCGGCGACGGGCTGTCGTTCGTCAGGGCCGGCACCTACAACGGCCCGCGGCCCGCGAAGGTCGCGAAGATGAGGTGGCTCCTGCTCGCCGACCCCTCCGCCCGCGTCACCGCTCTCCAGTCGGGACGCGTCCAGGCGATCGAGGCGGTGCCGTACCTGAACGCGAGCGCCCTGGCCAAGGCGGCGGCCGTCCAGTCGGTGCAGAGCTTCGGCCTGCTGTTCCTGATGTTCAACTGCAAGGCGAAGCCGTTCGACGACGTGCGCGTCCGGCAGGCGCTGCACTACGCGCTGGACACCGACAAGCTGATCAAGACGGCGCTGCTGGGCAACGCCGTCGCCGCGACAAGCTTCCTGCCCGCCGGGCACCCCGAGTACATCAAGGCGGCCACGGTGTACGGCTACGACCCCGGCAAGGCGAAGAAGCTGCTGTCGGAGGCCGGGGCCAAGGACCTGCGGGTCGAGCTCGTCACCACCGACACCGACTTCGTCAAGGACTGCGCGCCGCTGATCAAGCAGAGCTGGGACGCGGTCGGCGTCTCCACCACGCTCAACGTGGGCCAGTCCGGCGGGCAGTACGCCAACCGCGTCGACAACGGCAAGTACCAGGTCATGGCCGCCCCCGGCGACCCGTCGGTGTTCGGCAACGACACCGACCTGCTCATGCGCTGGTTCTACGTCGGCACCTGGCCCGAGCACCGCAGCTTCAACTCCGGCACCGCCGAGGCCAAGAAGGTCGTCTCCCTGCTGGACGGGGCGGCCAGGGAGGCGGACGCGGCCGCGCGCAAGGAGCTGTGGCGGCAGGCGATCGACGTCGTCGCCGAGCAGGCCGCGCTGTACCCGATCTTCCACCGCAAGCTGGGCACCGGCTGGAAGCGCGAGGCGCTGCCCGGGTTCCGGCCGATGTCGACGACCGGCCTGTCGTTCCTGGACGTCGGCCGCGGCTGA
- a CDS encoding IS1182 family transposase, with translation MGEWAGETVGPDVWETCRELIPAGSVFAFLAEHRGALFPAGMFADMYPSANGRPSMPPQILAAAITLQALHGLSDFETVQELRCDLRWKAACGLGLHDTAFDASLLAYFRRRLARSAQPDRVFEAVREVVRATGLLTGRHRRALDSTVLDDAVATQDTVTQLIAAVRSVIRHVPGATEVAAAACTAHDYTDPGKPRIAWNDEQARAGLVDALVGDALRLLGHLPEQELGEAAANAVGLLALVAGQDVEPAEGSDGRDGRWRITDGTAPDRVISTVAPEARHVHKTRSHRQDGFKAHLAVEPETGLFTAVALRPGAGAAHHEALVGLDLLACEQAPVEVFGDTAYSTGQARHALTTAGHRLFIKPAPLRPAIPGGFTLDDFAIDTTGGTVTCPAGHTTPLSDPGGRHHQRKATFGKLCTGCPLRERCTQAKTGRILTIRPHHDLQAAARRQAADDPAWQADYRHWRPPVERAVAWLVHHGNRRLRHRGTIKADAWLHTRAAALNLRRLINLGLTRTNHTWHLSSAQA, from the coding sequence ATGGGTGAGTGGGCTGGGGAGACGGTCGGTCCGGATGTGTGGGAGACGTGCCGGGAGTTGATCCCGGCGGGGAGCGTGTTCGCGTTCCTTGCCGAGCACCGTGGCGCGTTGTTCCCAGCGGGGATGTTCGCCGACATGTATCCCTCGGCGAACGGGCGGCCGTCGATGCCGCCGCAGATCCTGGCCGCGGCGATCACCTTGCAGGCCCTGCACGGGCTGTCGGACTTCGAGACGGTTCAGGAGTTGCGGTGTGACCTGCGGTGGAAGGCCGCCTGCGGGCTCGGCCTGCACGACACCGCGTTCGATGCCTCGCTGCTGGCCTACTTCCGCCGCCGGCTGGCACGCTCGGCCCAGCCCGACCGCGTGTTCGAGGCCGTGCGGGAGGTGGTGCGGGCCACCGGCCTGCTCACCGGCAGGCACCGCCGGGCGCTGGACTCCACAGTGCTGGACGACGCGGTCGCCACCCAGGACACCGTCACCCAGTTGATCGCCGCCGTCCGCTCAGTGATCCGCCACGTCCCCGGGGCGACCGAGGTCGCCGCGGCGGCGTGCACCGCGCACGACTACACCGACCCGGGCAAACCGCGCATCGCCTGGAACGACGAGCAGGCCCGCGCCGGCCTGGTGGACGCCCTGGTCGGTGACGCGCTGCGGCTGCTGGGCCATCTGCCCGAGCAGGAACTGGGCGAGGCGGCCGCCAACGCGGTGGGCCTGCTGGCCCTGGTCGCCGGGCAGGACGTCGAGCCGGCCGAGGGGTCCGACGGCCGCGACGGGCGCTGGCGCATCACCGACGGCACCGCCCCAGACCGGGTGATCTCGACCGTCGCCCCCGAGGCCCGGCACGTCCACAAGACCCGCAGCCACCGCCAGGACGGCTTCAAGGCCCACCTGGCCGTCGAACCCGAAACCGGCCTGTTCACCGCCGTGGCCCTGCGGCCCGGCGCCGGAGCCGCCCACCACGAGGCCCTCGTCGGCCTGGACCTGCTCGCCTGCGAGCAGGCACCGGTGGAGGTGTTCGGCGACACCGCCTACTCCACCGGCCAGGCCCGCCACGCCCTCACCACCGCCGGGCACCGGCTGTTCATCAAGCCCGCCCCGCTGCGGCCCGCCATCCCCGGCGGCTTCACCCTGGACGACTTCGCCATCGACACCACCGGGGGCACCGTGACCTGCCCCGCCGGGCACACCACCCCCTTATCGGACCCCGGCGGACGCCACCACCAGCGCAAAGCCACCTTCGGCAAACTGTGCACCGGATGCCCCCTGCGCGAGCGGTGCACCCAAGCCAAGACCGGCCGGATCCTCACCATCCGCCCCCACCACGACCTCCAAGCCGCCGCCCGCCGACAGGCGGCCGACGACCCCGCCTGGCAAGCCGACTACCGCCACTGGAGACCACCAGTCGAACGCGCCGTCGCCTGGCTCGTCCACCACGGCAACCGCCGCCTGCGCCACCGCGGCACCATCAAGGCCGACGCCTGGCTCCACACCCGAGCCGCCGCCCTCAACCTCCGCCGCCTGATCAACCTCGGACTCACCCGAACCAACCACACCTGGCATCTGTCCTCGGCCCAAGCCTGA
- a CDS encoding ABC transporter permease codes for MTTILRMTAGRLLTLVPMVLGITLFVFVVLRFSPNDPAYNALGEGATPEARHAYAAAHGLTDPLPVRYVRFLGDLLRGDLGVTAPPSRSVTDAIGTAFPLTLQLTLLAVLAGVVFALALGVTAALFRDRWPDQAIRVVSMTGVAMPSFWLGILLIQWFALRLGWFPTGGYVNPADSLSGWLRSLALPALAVGFPVGSLLARVVRTAMVEELDRDYVRTAVGGGLPRTVVVGRNVLRNALITPLTVLGLQIGYLLSGAVVVEAIFGLPGLGTLIMQGVTAGDPALVQGVVLCIALTFLIVNLLVDVLYLFANPRLKGATR; via the coding sequence ATGACAACGATCCTGCGCATGACGGCCGGACGGCTGCTGACCCTCGTACCTATGGTGCTGGGCATCACGCTCTTCGTCTTCGTCGTGCTGCGCTTCTCCCCCAACGACCCCGCCTACAACGCCCTCGGCGAGGGGGCGACGCCCGAGGCGCGGCACGCCTACGCGGCCGCGCACGGGCTGACCGACCCGCTGCCCGTCCGCTACGTGCGGTTCCTGGGCGACCTGCTGCGCGGCGACCTCGGAGTGACGGCGCCGCCGAGCCGGTCGGTCACCGACGCGATCGGCACGGCGTTCCCGCTGACGCTGCAGCTCACCCTGCTGGCGGTGCTGGCCGGGGTGGTGTTCGCGCTGGCCCTCGGTGTGACCGCGGCGCTGTTCCGGGACCGCTGGCCCGACCAGGCCATCCGGGTGGTGTCGATGACGGGCGTCGCGATGCCCTCGTTCTGGCTCGGCATCCTGCTGATTCAGTGGTTCGCGCTGCGGCTCGGCTGGTTCCCTACCGGCGGGTACGTCAACCCGGCCGACTCGCTGAGCGGCTGGCTGCGCAGCCTCGCGCTGCCCGCGCTCGCCGTCGGGTTCCCGGTCGGGTCGCTGCTCGCCCGCGTCGTGCGCACCGCGATGGTCGAGGAGCTCGACCGCGACTACGTGCGGACCGCCGTCGGCGGCGGCCTGCCGCGCACGGTCGTGGTGGGGCGCAACGTGCTGCGCAACGCGCTGATCACTCCGCTGACCGTGCTCGGGCTGCAGATCGGCTACCTGTTGAGCGGCGCGGTCGTGGTGGAGGCGATCTTCGGACTGCCCGGCCTCGGCACCCTCATCATGCAGGGCGTGACGGCGGGCGACCCCGCCCTCGTCCAGGGCGTCGTGCTGTGCATCGCGCTGACGTTCCTCATCGTCAACCTGCTCGTGGACGTGCTCTACCTGTTCGCCAACCCCCGGCTGAAGGGAGCGACGCGATGA
- a CDS encoding dihydrodipicolinate synthase family protein, translating to MTVAPTGPRFADGPAAPVLGGVVPPVCTPLTPEMEVDVPSLERLVDHLVGAGVDGLFVLGSTSEVAFLPDAHRRTVLETVVKHVAGQVPVLGGAIDMATLRVIEHGRAAAGAGCDGIVVTAPFYTRTHPAEVEAHLRQVAAAAPVPVFAYDLPVSVHSKLDPAMLLRLAAEGVVAGVKDSSGDEGGLRALLLALRDEGTSGFSVLTGTELTVDSALAMGVHGVVPGLGNVDPKGYVRLYRHCRAGRWAEARAEQERLLRLFGIVDAGAPARMGRGSSALGSFKAALHLRGIIDCPITAPPQIPLDAAETERVRRGLAAAGLL from the coding sequence GTGACCGTCGCTCCCACCGGCCCCCGCTTCGCGGACGGGCCGGCTGCTCCCGTGCTCGGCGGCGTCGTCCCGCCCGTCTGCACGCCGCTGACCCCCGAGATGGAGGTGGACGTCCCGTCCCTCGAACGGCTCGTCGACCACCTCGTCGGCGCCGGCGTGGACGGCCTGTTCGTGCTCGGCTCGACGAGCGAGGTGGCGTTCCTGCCCGACGCGCACCGGCGCACCGTCCTGGAGACCGTCGTCAAGCACGTCGCGGGACAGGTCCCGGTGCTCGGCGGCGCGATCGACATGGCAACGCTGCGGGTGATCGAGCACGGCCGGGCCGCCGCGGGCGCCGGCTGCGACGGCATCGTCGTGACCGCGCCGTTCTACACCCGCACGCACCCTGCCGAGGTCGAGGCCCACCTGCGCCAGGTGGCCGCGGCGGCGCCGGTGCCCGTGTTCGCCTACGACCTGCCGGTCTCGGTGCATTCGAAACTGGACCCCGCGATGCTGCTGCGCCTCGCGGCCGAGGGGGTCGTCGCCGGTGTGAAGGACTCCAGCGGCGACGAGGGCGGTCTGCGCGCCCTGCTGCTCGCGCTGCGGGACGAGGGCACGAGCGGGTTCAGCGTCCTGACCGGCACCGAGCTGACCGTGGACTCGGCACTCGCCATGGGCGTGCACGGGGTCGTGCCGGGCCTCGGCAACGTCGATCCTAAGGGGTACGTCCGGCTCTACCGGCACTGCCGCGCCGGACGGTGGGCCGAGGCCCGCGCCGAGCAGGAGCGGCTGCTGCGCCTGTTCGGCATCGTCGACGCGGGCGCGCCGGCCCGGATGGGACGCGGCTCGTCCGCCCTCGGCTCGTTCAAGGCGGCCCTGCACCTGCGCGGGATCATCGACTGCCCGATCACGGCCCCGCCGCAGATCCCGCTCGACGCGGCGGAGACCGAGCGGGTCCGGCGCGGGCTCGCCGCGGCCGGGCTGCTGTGA
- a CDS encoding dipeptide/oligopeptide/nickel ABC transporter permease/ATP-binding protein has protein sequence MTALKAAGGALGRLRPASRAALVLLLIVLAALAAPLVARHDPLTTGIAGQGPSGAHWFGTDRVGRDVFARVLYGARWSLAIGLGATALALVAGGLLGALAATAHRVVDEIVMRCLDVVMAFPAVALAAVLVTVFSTSLPVLICTIAFLYVPQIARVVRANVLSQYGEDYVAAERVIGAARVHILRRHVVVNCAAPILVFCTIVVANAIVFEASLSFIGAGVQDPNPSWGSVIAYGKSLVLAGGWWATFFPGLFILITVLVLNTLSEGVSDAWAAPAGRAPGAEPETADDRPATVRAPARSEIADAGLREAGRRLAGRARPLPYGEPLLRVEDLTIGFPDRYGDIGVVDRVSLEVRPGEVVGLVGESGCGKSLTSLAIMGLEPRGARIGGRLLFDGRDLRAMPARERRGLLGHEMAMIYQDALSSLNPAMTVRAQLRQLTRRGGTRTPAELLDLVGLDPERTLRSYPHELSGGQRQRVLIAMALSRDPRLVVADEPTTALDVTVQAAVMRLLLRLRAELGFALILVSHDLALVADVADRVVVMYGGQVAETGVTAEVVASPRHHYARGLLGAVLSLESARDRPQQIPGVVPAPSRFPAGCRFTGRCPAATELCAAARPKPSGDPERHAFACHHPAGEPAEPSDQVSTKAGDAR, from the coding sequence ATGACCGCGCTGAAGGCGGCCGGAGGCGCGCTCGGTCGGCTGCGGCCGGCCTCCCGCGCCGCGCTCGTGCTGCTGCTGATCGTCCTGGCCGCGCTCGCCGCGCCGCTGGTGGCGCGGCACGACCCGCTGACCACCGGGATCGCCGGCCAGGGCCCGTCGGGCGCGCACTGGTTCGGCACCGACCGGGTCGGCCGGGACGTCTTCGCCCGAGTCCTGTACGGGGCGCGCTGGTCCCTCGCCATCGGGCTCGGCGCCACCGCGCTGGCGCTCGTGGCCGGGGGGCTGCTCGGCGCCCTGGCGGCCACCGCGCACCGCGTCGTCGACGAGATCGTGATGCGCTGCCTGGACGTGGTCATGGCGTTCCCCGCGGTCGCGCTCGCGGCCGTGCTCGTCACCGTGTTCAGCACGAGCCTGCCCGTGCTGATCTGCACGATCGCGTTCCTGTACGTCCCGCAGATCGCGCGGGTGGTGCGCGCCAACGTGCTCTCCCAGTACGGCGAGGACTACGTCGCGGCCGAACGCGTCATCGGCGCGGCACGGGTCCACATCCTGCGGCGGCACGTCGTGGTCAACTGCGCGGCGCCGATCCTGGTGTTCTGCACGATCGTCGTGGCCAACGCCATCGTGTTCGAGGCGAGCCTGTCGTTCATCGGCGCGGGCGTGCAGGACCCGAACCCCTCGTGGGGCAGCGTCATCGCCTACGGCAAGTCCCTGGTGCTCGCGGGCGGCTGGTGGGCGACGTTCTTCCCCGGCCTGTTCATCCTAATCACGGTGCTCGTGCTGAACACCCTGTCCGAAGGGGTGTCCGACGCCTGGGCCGCGCCGGCGGGCCGGGCGCCCGGCGCGGAGCCGGAGACGGCGGACGACCGCCCGGCGACCGTGCGGGCGCCCGCCCGGAGCGAGATCGCGGACGCCGGGCTGCGGGAGGCCGGGCGGCGGCTCGCGGGCCGTGCCCGTCCCCTCCCGTACGGCGAGCCGCTGCTGCGCGTCGAGGACCTCACCATCGGATTCCCCGACCGCTACGGCGACATCGGCGTGGTCGACCGGGTCTCACTGGAGGTCCGTCCCGGCGAGGTTGTCGGGCTCGTCGGCGAGAGCGGCTGCGGCAAGAGCCTCACCAGCCTGGCGATCATGGGGCTGGAGCCGCGCGGCGCGCGGATCGGCGGCAGGCTGCTGTTCGACGGCCGGGACCTTCGCGCCATGCCCGCGCGCGAGCGGCGCGGGCTGCTCGGCCACGAGATGGCCATGATCTACCAGGACGCGCTGTCGTCGCTGAACCCGGCGATGACCGTCCGCGCCCAGCTGCGCCAGCTGACCCGGCGCGGCGGCACCCGGACCCCCGCCGAACTGCTCGACCTCGTCGGCCTGGACCCGGAGCGGACGCTGCGCAGCTACCCGCACGAGCTGTCCGGCGGGCAGCGGCAGCGGGTGCTGATCGCGATGGCCCTGTCGCGCGACCCGCGGCTCGTCGTCGCCGACGAGCCGACCACCGCGCTCGACGTCACCGTGCAGGCCGCGGTCATGCGGCTGCTGCTGCGGCTGCGTGCCGAGCTCGGGTTCGCGCTGATCCTCGTCTCGCACGACCTCGCGCTGGTCGCCGACGTCGCCGACCGGGTGGTCGTGATGTACGGCGGGCAGGTCGCCGAGACCGGTGTCACCGCGGAGGTCGTCGCCTCGCCCCGGCACCACTACGCCCGCGGGCTGCTCGGCGCCGTCCTGTCGCTGGAATCCGCCCGGGACCGCCCGCAGCAGATCCCCGGCGTCGTCCCGGCGCCGTCGCGGTTCCCGGCGGGCTGCCGGTTCACCGGCCGCTGCCCCGCGGCGACCGAGCTGTGCGCGGCGGCCCGCCCGAAGCCGTCCGGCGACCCCGAACGGCACGCGTTCGCCTGCCACCACCCGGCCGGCGAGCCCGCCGAACCGTCCGACCAGGTCTCGACCAAGGCGGGAGACGCACGATGA
- a CDS encoding oligopeptide/dipeptide ABC transporter ATP-binding protein: MTTPVVELRDIHVRLPVRGGTPFRRDAVHALTGADLAVGRGETVGVVGESGCGKSTLAKVLVGLVRPASGTVRFQGEDLGALSRRERATRIGASVGMVFQDPATALNRRLPVRTILRDPLDVHGRGAPAERDERVRELMSLVGLPPHLAPALPGQLSGGQRQRVAIARALALEPALLVADEPTSALDVSVRAQILNLLLDLKDRLGLAMVFVSHDIQTVRRMSDRVVTMYLGRIVEEAPAAVVARGETCHPYTRALMSATPSLLDPMEPIRLDGPVPSAVHPPSGCPFRTRCWRATDACGAAMPGFTAAAEPAHRYRCLHPVTDPSHLALSTVSQEIP; the protein is encoded by the coding sequence ATGACCACCCCTGTCGTGGAACTGCGCGACATCCACGTGCGGCTGCCGGTGCGCGGCGGCACCCCGTTCCGCCGCGACGCCGTGCACGCGCTGACCGGCGCCGACCTCGCCGTCGGGCGCGGCGAGACGGTGGGAGTCGTCGGCGAGTCCGGCTGCGGCAAGTCCACGCTCGCGAAGGTGCTGGTCGGGCTGGTCCGGCCCGCCTCGGGCACGGTCCGGTTCCAGGGCGAGGACCTCGGCGCGCTGAGCCGCCGCGAGCGCGCGACGCGGATCGGCGCGTCGGTCGGGATGGTGTTCCAGGACCCCGCCACCGCCCTCAACCGGCGGCTGCCCGTCCGGACGATCCTGCGCGACCCGCTGGACGTGCACGGGCGAGGCGCCCCGGCGGAGCGGGACGAGCGCGTCCGCGAGCTGATGTCCCTGGTCGGGCTGCCGCCGCACCTCGCCCCGGCGCTGCCCGGGCAACTGTCGGGCGGGCAGCGGCAGCGCGTCGCGATCGCCCGCGCCCTGGCGCTGGAACCGGCGCTGCTGGTCGCCGACGAGCCCACCTCCGCCCTCGACGTGTCGGTGCGGGCGCAGATCCTCAACCTGCTGCTCGACCTGAAGGACCGGCTCGGGCTGGCGATGGTGTTCGTCTCGCACGACATCCAGACCGTCCGCCGCATGTCCGACCGCGTGGTCACCATGTATCTCGGCCGCATCGTCGAGGAGGCGCCGGCCGCCGTGGTGGCCCGCGGCGAGACGTGCCACCCGTACACGCGGGCGCTGATGTCGGCGACGCCCAGCCTGCTCGACCCGATGGAGCCGATCCGGCTGGACGGCCCCGTGCCCTCCGCCGTGCACCCGCCGAGCGGATGCCCGTTCCGCACCCGCTGCTGGCGCGCCACCGACGCGTGCGGCGCCGCCATGCCGGGGTTCACGGCGGCGGCCGAACCCGCCCACCGGTACCGGTGCCTGCATCCCGTCACCGACCCGTCCCACCTCGCGCTGTCGACCGTTTCCCAGGAGATTCCGTGA
- a CDS encoding putative N-acetylmannosamine-6-phosphate 2-epimerase translates to MTPETFAAAVAGRLIVSCQAGEGHPLRDTAALTRMARAAAAGGAAAIRCGGVGGVPDVAAVAAAVDVPVIGLTKNGTAGVFITPTVEAARAVTAAGAHVVAADATFRPRPDGRALAASIQAVHEEGALFMADVSTLDEGVAAAAAGADAVATTLSGYTRPHPPPDGPDLGLISELRDALPDALIVAEGRYHTPESAATALGAGATCVVVGTAITDPQWITSRFAAALAPS, encoded by the coding sequence ATGACCCCCGAGACCTTCGCCGCCGCCGTCGCCGGCCGGCTGATCGTGTCCTGCCAGGCCGGGGAGGGCCATCCGCTGCGCGACACCGCCGCCCTGACCCGGATGGCGCGGGCCGCCGCCGCGGGCGGCGCCGCCGCGATCCGCTGCGGTGGGGTCGGCGGCGTGCCCGACGTGGCCGCCGTCGCCGCCGCGGTGGACGTCCCGGTCATCGGCCTGACCAAGAACGGGACCGCCGGCGTCTTCATCACCCCCACGGTCGAGGCGGCCCGCGCGGTCACCGCCGCAGGCGCGCACGTCGTGGCCGCCGACGCCACGTTCCGCCCGCGCCCCGACGGCCGCGCCCTCGCCGCGTCCATCCAGGCCGTGCACGAGGAGGGGGCGCTGTTCATGGCGGACGTGTCCACCCTCGACGAGGGCGTCGCCGCCGCTGCGGCCGGGGCCGACGCCGTCGCCACCACGCTCTCCGGCTACACCCGTCCCCACCCACCCCCCGACGGCCCCGACCTCGGACTCATCAGCGAGCTTCGGGACGCACTGCCGGACGCGCTGATCGTCGCCGAGGGCCGGTACCACACGCCGGAGTCGGCGGCGACGGCGCTCGGCGCGGGCGCGACCTGCGTCGTCGTCGGCACCGCCATCACCGACCCTCAGTGGATCACGTCCAGGTTCGCCGCCGCGCTCGCGCCATCCTGA
- a CDS encoding ROK family protein yields the protein MPGAGACAALDIGGTKIAAALVDEGGTVLQRARVPTPGGGGDAVLAAAAELLDGFTGVPVRALGVGAPGVVDPATGTVVAATDILPGWAGTRVREILAECTGLPVTVVNDVRAMACGEAKAGAAAGHHRVLHVSVGTGVGGALTVAGALEQGAHGTAGEIAHLLVPERGTVPCGCGRRDHLEAVASGPAIAATGDAPRAGTLLGRALAGLLAVLDPDAVVIGGGVAQIGAPFLDAVVAAFRAEALPPLRATPIVPARLGTDAPLVGAALLAMTATAPRGSRR from the coding sequence GTGCCCGGCGCGGGGGCGTGCGCAGCCCTCGACATCGGCGGCACCAAGATCGCGGCGGCGCTGGTGGACGAGGGTGGAACGGTCCTGCAGCGTGCCCGCGTCCCCACGCCCGGCGGGGGCGGGGACGCCGTGCTCGCGGCGGCCGCCGAGCTCCTGGACGGCTTCACCGGTGTTCCCGTCCGAGCCCTCGGCGTCGGCGCGCCGGGCGTGGTGGACCCGGCGACCGGCACGGTCGTCGCGGCCACCGACATCCTGCCCGGATGGGCAGGCACGCGCGTCCGGGAGATCCTCGCCGAGTGCACGGGCCTGCCCGTCACGGTCGTCAACGACGTCCGCGCCATGGCCTGCGGCGAAGCGAAGGCGGGGGCCGCCGCGGGCCACCACCGGGTCCTGCACGTCTCGGTGGGGACGGGCGTCGGCGGCGCGCTGACCGTCGCCGGGGCCCTCGAACAGGGCGCGCACGGCACCGCCGGGGAGATCGCGCATTTGCTCGTCCCGGAACGGGGGACGGTGCCGTGCGGCTGCGGCAGGCGCGACCATCTGGAGGCCGTGGCGTCCGGCCCGGCCATCGCCGCCACCGGCGACGCGCCCCGCGCGGGCACACTGCTCGGCCGCGCGCTCGCCGGGCTGCTCGCCGTCCTGGACCCCGACGCCGTCGTGATCGGCGGCGGCGTCGCGCAGATCGGCGCCCCGTTCCTGGACGCCGTCGTCGCCGCGTTCCGCGCGGAGGCGCTGCCGCCGCTGCGCGCGACGCCGATCGTCCCCGCCCGCCTCGGCACCGACGCCCCGCTGGTGGGCGCGGCGCTGCTCGCGATGACTGCCACCGCACCCCGAGGGAGCCGCCGATGA